CCGGGGCTCGGGTGGCCGGCGGCCTTGACCCGGTCGACGAACGAGCGGCCGTCGAGCGAGGTGTGCGAGAAGTAGTTCCGGGCGGCCATGTCGGCGCTGTGCGCGCGGGCGGCCCTGCCCAGCCGTTCGTCGGCGGCCAGGGCGGGGCAGCCGTTGGCGGCGCGCTCGGCGTTGGTCAGCTCGACGACCTTCGCCTCGGCCGCGTCGACCTCGCTCGCGGCGGGCGCGGGCACGGGGGCCTGCGGCTGGGGCTGCGGCTGGGGCTTGGGGGCCTGCGGCTCGGGCCGCGGCTCGGGCTGCGGGGACCGCTCGGGTGCCGGCTGCCCGGCCGTGGTGGTGGCGGCGGTCTCGGTGGTGGTCTCGGCGGTGGTCGTCGCGGGCGCCTCCGACGACGCGGAGGACGTCGGCGCGGAGGGCGGGGCGAAGCCGTCGGTCGGCGTGGCGGTGACGCGCGCGCCGGTGGTGGCGCTCGCCGCAACCAGTGCCAGCCCGTCCGGGTGCTCGCACCCGGTCAGGCCCAACCCGACGACGACGGCGAGCAGGGGCAGCACACGGCTCTTGCGCGACACGAGAGACCTCGATCTGCATTCGACGGCATTTCGGGCGCGACGACCGCATGAACGCTTTTCGCAGGGTAGCGCCCTGCGGTCGTCGCACCGAACGGGGAATCGAGTGGAACCAGGCAGGTTGGGAGCGCTGCGGTCGACCTCAATTCCAAAATAACCCTATCGAGTTCTCAGGAATTGTCAACGAATGATTTTTTAAGGAACATTTAAACCTCGCACAAGGTGCGCACAAGCCGGGGTGGCGCACACTGCGGTGTCCGGCGCACCGGCCGGGGCGTCGCGGACCGGCCCCGGGCGGTGGGGGCGGTGCGGGGACCACGCGCCCCTTGCGGGCCCGATCAGCCCTCGTCGACCCGTCCCAGGCGCAGTTGGACGCGGGTGCCGCCGAGCGGGCCCCGGTCCACGACCAGGGAGCCCCCGGTGGACTCGGCGGCCCGGCGGGCGATGTCCAGGCCCAGGCCGGTGGAGCCCGCGCCGCTGCTGCCGCGCCGCAGGGCCGACTCCAGGTCCTCGATGCCGGGTCCGGCGTCCTCGATGACGATCACCACGCGGTCGGTCCGGTGGAACAGGGCGACGACGAACCCGGTGCCCTCGGGGGTGTGCCGGAAGACGTTGCCCAGCACGGCGTCCATGGCCGCGGCGAGGTCGCTGCGGGTGAGCGGGACCAGGGCGCTGCGCTCGGTGCCGCGCAGGTTCCACAGCCGCTGC
This region of Saccharothrix longispora genomic DNA includes:
- a CDS encoding CAP domain-containing protein, translated to MSRKSRVLPLLAVVVGLGLTGCEHPDGLALVAASATTGARVTATPTDGFAPPSAPTSSASSEAPATTTAETTTETAATTTAGQPAPERSPQPEPRPEPQAPKPQPQPQPQAPVPAPAASEVDAAEAKVVELTNAERAANGCPALAADERLGRAARAHSADMAARNYFSHTSLDGRSFVDRVKAAGHPSPGAENIAAGQRTAEAVVKGWMESPGHRANILNCKLKTLGAGMARGGSYGIYWTQNFGW